The following are from one region of the Thiocapsa rosea genome:
- a CDS encoding thioredoxin family protein, with the protein MPDSIAGSGAPTALPPAPRATEITADGRPVLVELGSGSCASCVAMHRVLDELEASHGDHLQLVSINILEQPELVRQWKVMAIPTQVFLDGSGREFGRHIGFLSADAIRERFAAAGLPLDAAAGDDS; encoded by the coding sequence GTGCCGGACTCTATCGCTGGCTCGGGAGCCCCGACGGCGCTCCCCCCGGCACCACGGGCGACCGAGATCACGGCCGACGGTCGGCCCGTGCTGGTCGAGCTGGGCTCCGGCTCCTGCGCGAGCTGCGTAGCCATGCATCGTGTGCTCGACGAGCTTGAGGCCAGCCACGGCGATCACCTGCAACTGGTGTCCATCAACATTCTCGAGCAGCCAGAGCTGGTGCGTCAGTGGAAGGTGATGGCCATCCCGACCCAGGTCTTCCTCGACGGGAGTGGACGCGAGTTCGGGCGACACATCGGGTTTCTCTCGGCGGACGCCATCCGTGAGCGCTTTGCGGCGGCAGGGCTGCCGCTTGACGCGGCAGCTGGCGACGACTCCTGA
- a CDS encoding MBL fold metallo-hydrolase has product MNLGIQDHRWLGNAYFAERGARIIALARTVETQGAYADSHLVRLRETLGDRLEGTVPLTAPEPIETDRAALDLGGVRMDLLWLGDAHYVGDALLWLPEFGVLFAGDLVYMDRIVGVWPHSRIRAWRDTFHAMDALQPKVVVPGHGNPADLDKAKRDTGDYLDWLVREVESALANWEPIDETVERLADAPDFEHLEHFEGWHRRNVNQTYLQLEAE; this is encoded by the coding sequence GTGAACCTCGGCATTCAGGATCACCGCTGGCTCGGCAACGCCTATTTCGCCGAGCGCGGCGCCCGGATCATCGCGCTCGCGCGAACGGTCGAGACCCAGGGCGCCTATGCCGACTCGCATCTCGTGCGGCTGCGCGAGACGCTGGGCGATCGACTCGAAGGGACGGTACCCCTCACCGCACCCGAGCCGATCGAGACGGACCGCGCAGCACTGGATCTCGGCGGCGTGCGGATGGACCTGCTCTGGCTCGGCGATGCCCATTACGTCGGCGACGCACTCCTCTGGCTGCCCGAATTCGGCGTGCTCTTCGCGGGCGACCTGGTGTACATGGATCGCATCGTCGGGGTCTGGCCGCACAGCCGGATTCGCGCCTGGCGCGACACCTTCCACGCGATGGATGCGTTGCAGCCAAAGGTCGTCGTCCCCGGCCACGGCAACCCGGCTGATCTCGACAAGGCCAAGCGCGACACCGGGGACTATCTGGACTGGTTGGTCCGGGAGGTCGAGAGCGCACTCGCCAACTGGGAGCCGATCGACGAGACGGTCGAGCGACTGGCCGACGCACCGGATTTCGAGCATCTGGAACATTTCGAAGGCTGGCATCGGCGCAACGTCAACCAGACGTACCTTCAGTTGGAGGCCGAGTAG
- a CDS encoding arsenic resistance protein, with amino-acid sequence MPIQIPARRAHLESNCEGIMSSQCETAGKQAGGAPMGFFERYLTVWVFLCILIGIGIALRHRVPDAFHAVAAIEIAQINLPAAMIIWLMIIAMLPKIDLKALNGVTECWRPVCAGSAG; translated from the coding sequence GTGCCGATCCAGATTCCGGCCCGGCGCGCCCATCTCGAGTCCAACTGCGAGGGCATCATGAGCAGCCAATGCGAAACCGCGGGCAAGCAGGCCGGCGGCGCACCCATGGGGTTTTTCGAACGCTATCTCACCGTTTGGGTCTTCCTCTGCATCCTGATCGGCATCGGCATCGCTCTCCGCCACCGGGTACCCGATGCCTTTCATGCGGTCGCCGCGATCGAGATCGCGCAGATCAACCTGCCGGCGGCGATGATCATCTGGCTGATGATCATCGCCATGCTGCCGAAGATCGATCTGAAGGCGCTTAATGGCGTGACCGAGTGCTGGCGCCCGGTCTGCGCCGGATCGGCCGGTTGA
- the tnpC gene encoding IS66 family transposase, with protein sequence MISAPPPQRLIARSPFGVSFWVEMLLGKYRYGQPSNRLLQDLADQGLPVSPGTLAGGLQRLTGLFEPVLEALYCKQMSETLFNNDETRREVFVDLEGKVGTRWSPWLTRSASVVFYCIDPSRSAAVPGAHFAGLQGERAIIVCDRYSAYKKLARLAENIVLAFCWAHVRRDVLEAGRALPALEPWALDFKARIGMLYHLNQQRLAHRDPDRPLAQQCAAFEHAQAALQAALADLHAEAERLLAQDDTDATLPKVARARCQQVLTSLLNHWSGLTVFVAHPEVPMDNNRAEETIRTPVIGRKNYYGSGSLWSAQLAATLFSILQTLALWGINPRAWLTAYLNACAEAGGQAPSALAEFLPWSMDAARRAELCRPAAPPTGIDSS encoded by the coding sequence GTGATCAGCGCACCGCCGCCACAGCGTCTGATCGCACGCAGCCCTTTCGGCGTGAGCTTTTGGGTCGAGATGCTGCTGGGCAAATACCGCTACGGCCAACCGAGCAACCGGTTGCTCCAAGACCTCGCCGATCAAGGCTTGCCGGTCTCCCCCGGCACGCTCGCCGGTGGCCTGCAGCGTCTCACCGGGTTGTTCGAGCCGGTGCTCGAGGCGCTGTACTGCAAGCAGATGAGCGAGACGCTATTCAACAACGACGAGACGCGCCGGGAGGTGTTCGTCGATCTGGAGGGCAAGGTCGGAACGCGCTGGTCTCCGTGGCTGACGCGCTCGGCCTCGGTGGTGTTCTACTGCATCGATCCGAGCCGCAGCGCAGCGGTGCCCGGCGCGCATTTCGCCGGCTTGCAGGGCGAGCGCGCCATCATCGTCTGCGATCGCTACAGCGCCTACAAAAAGCTCGCGCGCCTGGCCGAGAACATCGTGCTGGCGTTCTGCTGGGCGCACGTGCGCCGCGACGTCCTGGAGGCGGGGCGCGCGCTGCCCGCGTTGGAACCTTGGGCGCTGGACTTCAAAGCGCGTATCGGCATGCTCTACCATCTCAACCAACAGCGTCTGGCGCACCGGGATCCCGATCGCCCCTTGGCGCAGCAATGCGCGGCGTTCGAGCACGCGCAGGCGGCCTTGCAGGCGGCGCTGGCGGACCTGCACGCCGAGGCCGAACGGCTGTTGGCGCAGGACGACACCGACGCGACCCTGCCGAAGGTCGCCCGCGCCAGGTGCCAGCAGGTGCTCACCAGTCTGCTTAACCATTGGTCGGGGCTGACGGTCTTTGTCGCGCATCCCGAGGTGCCGATGGATAATAACCGTGCCGAGGAGACGATCCGCACGCCGGTCATCGGGCGCAAGAATTATTACGGTTCGGGTAGTCTGTGGAGCGCGCAGCTCGCCGCGACGCTGTTCTCCATCCTGCAGACCCTGGCGCTGTGGGGGATTAATCCCCGTGCCTGGCTTACCGCTTATCTCAACGCCTGCGCCGAGGCCGGCGGACAAGCTCCGAGCGCGCTGGCGGAGTTCCTGCCCTGGTCGATGGATGCCGCGCGCCGTGCCGAACTGTGCCGACCCGCCGCACCACCGACCGGCATCGACAGCTCATGA
- a CDS encoding Druantia anti-phage system protein DruA, with amino-acid sequence MSHRYCGRDFQPEEIALIRALIAEDPTRSRAALSRFTCQALAWHTANGGLKDMSARVAMLRMHNDGLITLPPPRNRRPDARVRLSALSDLQPRLEQPAAELKPLTWSRVQHKAQSRLWNELIERYHYLGHTLLPGAQLRYLVYAAEQPVAALGFGAAAWMCAPRDRDIGWLPRHLLQGRQLDLLGTNQRPRKTRPGRKTKRTHQGHMDLPAGPTLPRSAYPLILMGRGRPNIYKTSYTAPGAV; translated from the coding sequence ATGAGTCATCGCTACTGCGGGCGCGACTTCCAACCCGAGGAGATCGCGCTGATTCGCGCACTCATCGCCGAGGACCCGACCCGCAGCCGCGCAGCGCTGTCGCGCTTCACCTGCCAAGCGCTCGCCTGGCACACCGCCAACGGCGGCTTGAAGGACATGTCCGCCCGGGTGGCCATGCTGCGGATGCACAACGACGGGCTCATCACGCTGCCGCCGCCGCGCAACCGCCGGCCCGATGCCCGCGTGCGCCTCAGCGCGCTCAGCGATCTGCAACCGCGCCTCGAGCAACCGGCCGCCGAGCTCAAACCACTGACCTGGTCGCGCGTGCAGCACAAAGCCCAATCACGGCTGTGGAACGAACTCATCGAGCGCTACCATTATCTCGGTCACACCCTCCTGCCGGGGGCGCAGCTGCGCTATCTGGTCTACGCCGCCGAGCAGCCCGTCGCCGCGCTCGGCTTCGGTGCCGCAGCTTGGATGTGCGCTCCGCGCGATCGCGACATCGGTTGGCTTCCGCGGCACCTGCTACAAGGCCGCCAACTGGACCTGCTTGGGACAAACCAAAGGCCGCGGAAAACTCGGCCAGGCCGGAAAACAAAGCGAACCCATCAAGGACATATGGATTTACCCGCTGGACCGACGCTTCCGCGAAGTGCTTACCCGTTGATTCTGATGGGTAGGGGTAGACCGAATATTTACAAAACATCGTATACCGCGCCGGGCGCGGTTTAG
- a CDS encoding GTP-binding protein: MLTRAAPVVIRCVQHLFHPSVELPAWPDDDRLSKIVFITCDVARQTIERKASAPCSMSGRSLERPHWRRYERGLGPGRCDGCADGVNIPRASHDDRRSRWACSGASAYRQRVRSHSRIWTAEGWGRSCTALVRPDDSGDIHEPRCVG, translated from the coding sequence ATGCTTACACGCGCGGCACCTGTCGTGATCCGGTGCGTTCAGCACCTCTTCCATCCGTCTGTGGAGTTGCCGGCCTGGCCCGACGACGACCGGCTTTCCAAGATTGTCTTCATCACCTGCGACGTCGCGCGGCAGACCATCGAGAGAAAAGCCTCGGCGCCTTGCTCGATGTCTGGCAGAAGTCTGGAACGGCCCCATTGGCGCCGATATGAACGCGGTCTCGGACCAGGGAGGTGCGACGGCTGCGCGGATGGCGTGAACATCCCGAGAGCCAGCCACGACGATCGCCGGTCGCGATGGGCGTGCTCGGGCGCCTCGGCGTATCGCCAGCGTGTCCGGTCCCATTCGCGGATCTGGACGGCCGAGGGTTGGGGTCGATCGTGCACCGCCCTTGTCCGCCCGGATGACTCGGGGGACATACACGAACCAAGGTGCGTAGGCTAA
- a CDS encoding EAL domain-containing protein codes for MIDMTWNDETQILERFADIREPDPSCRNLSRIDVQARIGAGLLDALPEHSRLAVWVIDLAARQLCLGTGARQLLGLPAAHRISLADWVNVYRPDARSRIVAAFRTAIECGEGFDVSGRLHAPVGRVESIRILALPVTEQAATSALVGIVHCDTDHVLAGAALESTRRILENAERLANLGAWDWDLAAGRLSVSEHWMRIHGTVNPTPTVDELVASCAYQEDIPKISRAMERVLAGLGDYEIEHRIVRADGGVRWVLARGELQRDAAGLPTRVRGVAWDVTERKALDQHLRDNEERLRLTLEATNDGLWDWDVPSGRMTVNGRYFRMLGYPPDAFEPGYAAWLKRIHPDDLKHTRERVLAEIAKDDAFAFQYRMRTRSGAWLWILTRGKVVERDPDGNPCRVVGTHTDVDHHKRAVIALREGERNYREIFNATDDGVAIQDPVTARFLDANDAFVALYGYRTRSEFLDRQFDELIPNEPPFDVAVALEYLSKAYAGTPQRFEWLAMKLGGEHFWVEVSLRRTSIGGTPRILAVVRDITQRRERERQLRLAAQILESTAEGVMLTDADLRIRSVNRAFTEITGYTSEEALGRTPALLHSGRHGADFYDALSTRLKETGHWRGEIWNRRKSGAIYPELLTITAIRETGGAVSHYVGVFSDISDMKKVEEDLDYLAHHDPLTHLSNRNLFRSRLEHGLQRARRDRRQLAILFLDLQRFKQINDSLGHQVGDAVLIGVANSLSAQVRASDTIARLGGDEFVIIMEDLADPQDAAAGARKLLGTFTKPLSVDAHAIYVTACIGIAVFPRDGDDGDGLLRHADMALNQAELQGVNQYAFYTDDMDRRMIERQTLETALRSALDRREISVAYQVQVTLADEALCGIEALLRWESPELGSVSPERFIPLAEEIGLIGELGELAFRLACNQLSEWDRVGFRVPRMSVNLSIHELEQGGLVERIGRVLDRTGIDPSRIELEVTESVLMSQTGDALAALNALRDMGLRLAIDDFGTGYSSLAYLKRLPVQRLKIDRSFVKDLGRDLNDESIVRAIIGLGRSFGIAVLAEGVETRKQAAFLGREGCQEAQGYLFDRPMGAAALAKRWSTPGGLRSR; via the coding sequence ATGATCGATATGACATGGAACGACGAAACCCAGATCCTCGAACGGTTCGCGGACATCCGCGAACCCGATCCGAGTTGCCGGAACCTCAGTCGAATTGATGTCCAGGCGAGGATCGGCGCAGGCTTACTCGATGCTCTTCCCGAGCATTCTCGCCTTGCCGTTTGGGTTATCGATCTCGCCGCTCGGCAATTGTGCTTGGGGACCGGCGCGAGACAGCTCTTGGGGCTTCCCGCCGCGCACCGCATCAGCCTGGCGGACTGGGTCAACGTTTATCGGCCGGATGCACGCTCGCGCATCGTTGCTGCCTTTCGAACCGCAATCGAGTGCGGCGAGGGCTTCGATGTGTCGGGTCGACTCCACGCGCCTGTCGGTCGCGTCGAATCCATCAGAATCCTTGCGTTGCCGGTAACGGAGCAGGCAGCAACGAGCGCGTTGGTCGGAATCGTCCACTGCGATACGGATCATGTGCTGGCCGGCGCGGCGCTGGAGTCGACACGCCGAATCCTCGAGAACGCCGAGCGCTTGGCTAATCTGGGTGCGTGGGACTGGGACCTTGCCGCGGGGCGCTTGAGCGTCTCCGAGCATTGGATGCGGATCCACGGGACCGTCAACCCGACGCCGACCGTCGACGAGCTGGTCGCGTCCTGCGCGTACCAGGAGGATATCCCGAAGATCAGCCGTGCCATGGAACGCGTACTCGCCGGTCTCGGGGATTACGAGATCGAGCATCGCATCGTCCGCGCCGACGGCGGCGTTCGCTGGGTGCTGGCTCGCGGTGAGTTGCAGCGCGACGCGGCCGGATTGCCGACGCGGGTTCGCGGCGTGGCATGGGATGTGACCGAGCGCAAGGCGTTGGACCAGCATCTTCGCGACAACGAGGAGCGGCTTCGCCTAACCCTCGAGGCGACCAACGACGGCCTCTGGGATTGGGACGTGCCGAGCGGACGCATGACGGTCAACGGTCGGTATTTCCGCATGCTGGGATACCCTCCGGATGCCTTCGAGCCCGGGTATGCCGCATGGCTCAAGCGAATCCATCCGGATGACCTCAAGCACACGCGCGAGCGTGTCCTCGCCGAGATCGCCAAGGACGATGCCTTCGCCTTCCAGTACCGCATGCGCACGCGATCCGGTGCCTGGCTCTGGATCCTCACCCGCGGCAAGGTCGTAGAGCGGGATCCGGACGGAAACCCGTGTCGAGTCGTGGGGACGCACACCGATGTCGATCACCACAAACGGGCGGTGATCGCCTTGCGCGAGGGCGAGCGCAACTATCGGGAGATCTTCAACGCGACGGACGACGGAGTCGCCATTCAGGATCCGGTGACCGCGCGCTTTTTGGATGCGAATGATGCCTTCGTCGCCCTGTACGGCTACCGGACGCGCTCCGAGTTCCTTGATCGGCAGTTCGATGAGCTGATTCCGAACGAGCCCCCTTTCGACGTGGCCGTTGCACTCGAGTATCTGAGCAAGGCCTACGCCGGAACGCCTCAGCGGTTCGAATGGTTGGCGATGAAGCTGGGCGGGGAGCACTTTTGGGTGGAGGTGTCGCTGAGGCGTACCAGCATCGGCGGCACTCCACGCATCCTTGCCGTGGTGCGGGACATCACGCAGCGGCGCGAGCGCGAGCGACAACTGCGTCTTGCGGCACAGATCCTCGAGAGTACGGCCGAAGGCGTGATGTTGACCGATGCGGATCTGCGCATCCGGTCGGTGAACCGAGCCTTCACCGAGATCACCGGTTACACCTCGGAGGAGGCGCTCGGTCGAACACCGGCACTCCTGCACTCCGGGCGTCACGGCGCCGACTTCTATGACGCGCTGTCGACGCGGCTGAAGGAGACCGGACACTGGCGCGGCGAGATTTGGAACCGCCGCAAGAGCGGCGCCATCTATCCCGAGCTTCTGACGATCACCGCGATTCGCGAAACCGGAGGAGCCGTTTCGCACTATGTCGGGGTCTTCAGCGACATCAGCGACATGAAGAAGGTCGAGGAGGACCTCGACTATCTTGCGCACCATGATCCGCTGACGCATCTCTCGAACCGCAACCTATTTCGCTCGCGCTTGGAGCATGGCCTGCAGCGCGCCCGACGGGACCGTCGTCAGCTCGCCATTTTGTTCCTCGATCTTCAGCGCTTCAAGCAGATCAACGATTCGCTTGGTCATCAGGTGGGCGACGCCGTTCTCATCGGTGTTGCCAACAGCTTGAGCGCGCAGGTACGGGCCTCGGACACGATTGCACGGTTGGGCGGCGACGAGTTCGTGATCATCATGGAAGATCTCGCCGATCCGCAGGATGCCGCAGCCGGGGCGCGAAAGCTCCTCGGGACCTTTACAAAGCCCTTGTCGGTGGACGCGCATGCGATCTACGTCACGGCCTGTATCGGCATCGCGGTCTTTCCCCGCGACGGCGACGACGGCGATGGGCTTCTAAGGCATGCGGACATGGCCTTGAATCAAGCGGAGTTGCAGGGCGTCAACCAGTACGCCTTCTACACCGATGACATGGATCGGCGGATGATCGAGCGTCAGACCCTTGAGACGGCGCTGCGCTCGGCGCTGGATCGGCGTGAGATCAGCGTCGCGTATCAGGTGCAAGTGACCCTTGCCGACGAGGCTCTCTGCGGGATCGAGGCGCTCCTGCGTTGGGAGAGCCCGGAGCTCGGCTCGGTATCTCCGGAGCGCTTCATCCCGCTCGCCGAGGAGATCGGCCTGATCGGCGAGCTCGGCGAGCTGGCGTTTCGGCTCGCCTGCAATCAGCTCTCGGAATGGGATCGGGTGGGCTTCCGCGTGCCCCGGATGTCCGTGAATCTCTCCATCCACGAGCTGGAGCAGGGCGGACTCGTCGAGAGGATCGGACGCGTGCTCGATCGCACCGGCATCGATCCGTCCCGCATCGAGCTCGAGGTCACCGAGTCTGTTCTCATGTCGCAGACCGGCGATGCGCTTGCGGCACTGAATGCCCTCAGAGACATGGGGCTGCGCCTCGCGATCGACGACTTCGGCACAGGCTATTCCTCGCTCGCCTATCTCAAGCGCTTGCCCGTTCAGCGTCTCAAGATCGACCGAAGCTTCGTCAAGGATCTGGGCCGTGACCTCAACGACGAGTCGATCGTCCGTGCCATCATCGGGCTAGGCCGCAGTTTCGGAATCGCCGTGCTTGCCGAGGGTGTCGAAACCCGCAAGCAGGCGGCGTTCCTCGGCCGTGAAGGCTGTCAGGAGGCGCAGGGTTACCTCTTCGATAGACCCATGGGTGCCGCGGCACTGGCGAAGCGGTGGTCGACGCCGGGCGGGCTTCGGTCTCGCTGA
- a CDS encoding cytochrome c biogenesis CcdA family protein, producing the protein MEWLAPLSQALSGAAWLAALAALAWGFASIWLSPCHLAGIPLLVGYLAGTPEPSRERARRESLIILAFALGVLISLVPLGAATLLLGRIAGDVGVSSNYLVAGLCLLAGLYLLDWLPIPWRGSLPQPKSRGPTTALLLGLIFGLALGPCAFAWIAPLLGVVWMQSAEGLVALPILLLALFALGHCGGVLLAAGSLHGVQRWLDTLGRVRGFGYGRAACGVLLLVAAGYLIASA; encoded by the coding sequence ATGGAGTGGCTCGCACCGCTGTCGCAGGCGCTGTCCGGTGCCGCCTGGTTGGCCGCGCTGGCGGCCCTTGCCTGGGGCTTTGCCAGCATCTGGCTCAGCCCTTGCCATCTCGCCGGGATCCCGCTGCTGGTCGGCTATCTGGCGGGCACGCCTGAGCCGAGCCGGGAGCGCGCGCGTCGCGAATCGCTCATCATCCTTGCCTTTGCGCTGGGTGTGCTGATCAGCCTGGTCCCGCTCGGCGCCGCAACCCTCTTGCTCGGACGCATCGCCGGCGATGTCGGGGTCTCAAGCAATTATTTGGTCGCCGGCCTCTGTCTTCTGGCCGGGCTCTATCTGCTTGACTGGCTGCCGATCCCCTGGCGCGGCAGCCTGCCCCAACCCAAGTCAAGGGGGCCGACCACGGCCCTGCTGCTCGGACTGATCTTCGGCCTGGCCCTGGGTCCCTGTGCTTTTGCCTGGATCGCACCCCTTTTGGGCGTGGTCTGGATGCAGTCCGCGGAGGGTTTGGTGGCCTTGCCAATCCTCCTGCTCGCCCTCTTCGCCTTGGGGCACTGCGGCGGCGTGCTGCTCGCGGCCGGTTCTCTGCACGGCGTCCAACGCTGGCTCGATACCCTGGGGCGGGTCCGCGGCTTCGGCTATGGACGGGCCGCTTGCGGTGTCTTGCTGCTGGTCGCGGCCGGGTATTTAATCGCGAGCGCATGA